Proteins found in one Aethina tumida isolate Nest 87 chromosome 1, icAetTumi1.1, whole genome shotgun sequence genomic segment:
- the LOC126264365 gene encoding uncharacterized protein LOC126264365, whose translation MNWIRCVIVWKESLWLALEVAGKLEREAAIKEGHVDSHGIPYITDGYLDGGWSKRSYGHTYNANSGAAVIIGKTTGKVLFVGVRNKYCCICARAENNNEAAKTHICFKNWSGSSSSMEQDITVEGFNNSIEMHGLKYLKFIADGDSSVFKNIKEKVPYGHEVVKIECMNHVLKNFSKNLYKIKKDTQGVPVDARKMIQKI comes from the exons atgaattggATCAGGTGTGTTATA gtaTGGAAAGAATCATTATGGCTTGCTTTGGAAGTAGCTGGAAAGTTAGAACGTGAAGCTGCAATTAAGGAAGGACATGTAGATTCACATGGCATTCCATATATAACTGATGGATATTTAGATGGAGGATGGTCTAAACGAAGCTATGGACATACGTATAATGCAAATTCTGGAGct gcTGTTATAATAGGGAAAACAACAGGAAAAGTATTATTCGTAGGTGTAAGGAATAAATACTGTTGTATTTGCGCTAGAgccgaaaacaataatgaagctgctaaaacacatatttgttttaaaaattggtccgGTTCATCATCTTCAATGGAACAGGATATAACAGTAGAGGGATTTAATAACAGCATAGAAATGCATGGgttgaaatacttaaaatttattgcagatGGTGATtcctcagtttttaaaaatattaaagaaaaggtaCCATATGGACACGAG gttgttaaaattgaatgcatgaaccatgtattaaaaaatttcagtaaaaacctttacaaaattaaaaaagatactcAAGGGGTCCCTGTTGATGCCAGAAAGAT GATCCAGAAAATCTAA